The Zootoca vivipara chromosome 4, rZooViv1.1, whole genome shotgun sequence genome has a segment encoding these proteins:
- the MAB21L1 gene encoding putative nucleotidyltransferase MAB21L1, translated as MIAAQAKLVYHLNKYYNEKCQARKAAIAKTIREVCKVVSDVLKEVEVQEPRFISSLNEMDNRYEGLEVISPTEFEVVLYLNQMGVFNFVDDGSLPGCAVLKLSDGRKRSMSLWVEFITASGYLSARKIRSRFQTLVAQAVDKCSYRDVVKMVADTSEVKLRIRDRYVVQITPAFKCTGIWPRSAAHWPLPHIPWPGPNRVAEVKAEGFNLLSKECHSLAGKQSSAESDAWVLQFAEAENRLQMGGCRKKCLSILKTLRDRHLELPGQPLNNYHMKTLVSYECEKHPRESDWDESCLGDRLNGILLQLISCLQCRRCPHYFLPNLDLFQGKPHSALENAAKQTWRLAREILTNPKSLEKL; from the coding sequence ATGATCGCGGCGCAGGCCAAGCTGGTGTACCACCTCAACAAATACTACAACGAGAAGTGCCAGGCGCGCAAGGCGGCCATCGCCAAGACCATCCGCGAGGTGTGCAAGGTGGTGTCGGACGTGCTGAAGGAGGTGGAAGTGCAGGAGCCGCGCTTCATCAGCTCCCTCAACGAGATGGACAACCGCTACGAGGGCCTCGAGGTCATCTCGCCCACCGAGTTCGAGGTGGTGCTGTACCTCAACCAGATGGGCGTCTTTAACTTCGTCGACGACGGCTCGCTGCCCGGCTGCGCCGTGCTCAAGCTGAGCGACGGGCGCAAGCGGAGCATGTCGCTCTGGGTGGAGTTCATCACGGCCTCGGGCTACCTGTCTGCGCGCAAGATCCGCTCGCGCTTCCAGACGCTGGTGGCGCAGGCCGTGGACAAGTGCAGCTACCGCGACGTGGTGAAGATGGTGGCGGACACGAGCGAGGTCAAGCTGCGCATCCGCGACCGCTACGTGGTGCAGATCACGCCCGCCTTCAAGTGCACGGGCATCTGGCCGCGCAGCGCGGCGCACTGGCCGCTGCCTCACATCCCCTGGCCGGGGCCCAACCGCGTGGCCGAGGTGAAAGCCGAGGGCTTCAACCTGCTCTCTAAGGAGTGCCACTCGCTGGCCGGCAAGCAGAGCTCGGCGGAGAGCGACGCCTGGGTGCTACAGTTCGCCGAGGCCGAGAACCGGCTGCAGATGGGCGGCTGCCGAAAGAAATGCCTCTCCATCCTCAAGACGCTGCGGGATCGCCACCTCGAGCTGCCCGGGCAGCCGCTCAACAACTACCACATGAAGACTCTGGTGTCGTACGAGTGCGAGAAGCATCCCCGGGAGTCGGACTGGGACGAGTCGTGCCTGGGCGACCGGCTCAATGGCATCTTGCTGCAGCTCATCTCGTGCCTGCAGTGCAGGCGCTGCCCGCACTACTTCTTGCCCAACTTAGACCTCTTCCAGGGCAAGCCGCACTCGGCCCTCGAAAACGCGGCCAAACAAACGTGGCGGCTCGCCAGGGAGATCCTCACCAACCCTAAAAGTTTGGAGAAACTTTAG